A stretch of Vigna angularis cultivar LongXiaoDou No.4 chromosome 4, ASM1680809v1, whole genome shotgun sequence DNA encodes these proteins:
- the LOC108330709 gene encoding lecithin-cholesterol acyltransferase-like 1 produces MKKQGVVRIGFATLTEVVVVMLSVVCTCGASTSGNLHPLILVPGNGGNQLEAKLSREYKPSSFICESWYPLGKKNKGWFRLWFDSSVILAPFTQCFAQRMTLHYHPQLDDYFNTPGVLTRVPQFGSINSLLYLNPRLKHITEYMASLVDSLQELGYADGETLFGAPYDFRYGLAAEGHPSQVGSKFLKDLTKLIEEASASNGGKPVILVSHSLGGLFVLQLLIRNPPSWREKFIKHFIALSAPWGGAVDEMFTFASGNTLGVPLVDPLLVRGEQRSSESNLWLLPNPKIFGPQKPIVITPNKTYSAHDMVDFLKDIGFPEGVYPYETRIVPLIGNIPAPHVPITCIMGTGVRTLESLFYEKGDFDERPEISYGDGDGTVNLVSLLALQALWKEEKNQYLKVVKIDGVSHTSILKDEVALNEIVHEISAINSHADLGLSNVFSG; encoded by the exons ATGAAGAAACAGGGTGTGGTCAGGATTGGGTTTGCGACACTCACAGAGGTTGTCGTTGTGATGTTGTCAGTGGTATGCACGTGCGGGGCCAGCACAAGCGGGAACCTGCACCCATTGATTCTAGTACCTGGTAACGGAGGGAACCAGCTAGAAGCCAAGTTGAGCAGAGAGTACAAGCCATCCAGTTTCATCTGCGAATCCTGGTACCCTCTTGGGAAGAAAAACAAAGGCTGGTTCAGACTCTGGTTTGATTCCAGTGTCATTCTTGCACCTTTCACTCAATGCTTTGCTCAACGCATGACCCTTCACTACCATCCACAACTCGATGATTACTTCAACACCCCCGGAGTTCTCACTCGGGTCCCTCAATTCGGTTCCATCAATTCCCTTCTTTATCTCAATCCTCGTCTCAA GCATATTACCGAATACATGGCATCCCTGGTGGATTCATTGCAAGAGCTTGGTTATGCTGATGGTGAGACTCTATTTGGTGCCCCCTATGACTTTCGATATGGTTTAGCTGCTGAAGGTCATCCCTCACAAGTGGGTTCCAAGTTCCTAAAAGACCTAACGAAATTGATAGAAGAAGCAAGCGCTTCCAACGGTGGGAAGCCAGTGATACTGGTATCCCACAGTTTAGGAGGTTTATTTGTCCTACAACTCCTAATTCGAAACCCTCCTTCTTGGCGTGAAAAATTCATCAAACACTTCATTGCTCTTTCAGCTCCATGGGGTGGTGCTGTAGACGAAATGTTCACCTTTGCATCTGGCAACACTCTAGGAGTGCCCCTGGTGGACCCTTTGTTAGTGAGGGGTGAACAAAGAAGCTCCGAGAGTAACCTCTGGCTTTTGCCTAACCCCAAAATATTTGGTCCTCAAAAACCAATTGTGATCACTCCAAATAAGACCTATTCCGCACATGACATGGTTGATTTTCTCAAGGACATTGGTTTTCCCGAAGGGGTTTACCCTTACGAAACACGCATTGTACCCTTGATAGGGAACATTCCAGCGCCACACGTGCCTATAACTTGTATTATGGGAACAGGAGTGAGAACCTTGGAAAGCTTGTTTTATGAGAAAGGGGATTTTGATGAGCGGCCAGAAATTTCATATGGGGATGGTGATGGAACGGTGAACTTGGTGAGCTTGCTGGCGCTTCAAGCACTATGGAAAGAGGAGAAAAATCAATACCTTAAAGTGGTTAAGATAGATGGTGTGTCGCATACTTCAATACTCAAAGACGAAGTTGCGCTTAATGAAATTGTTCATGAGATTAGTGCAATTAACTCTCATGCTGACCTTGGTTTGTCCAATGTGTTTTCGGGGTAA
- the LOC108330686 gene encoding uncharacterized protein LOC108330686, producing MTSKHCFTNPTPTIVFFLLFALQISTILAASSHVINFRSPNLFPEGLAWDPTGQHFLVGSLRHRTISAISDAGVVETLVSDPSLPENVTILGLAVDSRNNRVLAALHALPPLPPFNALAAYDLRSGSRLFLSALPYAEEGDEKRAVANDVAVDFKGNAYVTNSGGNYIWKVSEKGEAWILSNSARFTEHPMIIGEKFSSCGINGLVYNGKGYLLVVQSNTGKMFKVDADDGVAKLVLLNEDLVGADGVVLRNDGVVLVVSSKRVWLVKSNDGWSQGVVFDKIDLDDEGFPTSIVVRERERAYVLHGHVLEGISGNSCESFKIEEVRSARESEGENVWMYVMVGIGLAYFLFWRFQMKQLVNNMNKKIN from the coding sequence ATGACATCCAAACACTGCTTTACCAATCCCACACCCACCATcgttttcttccttctcttcgCCCTCCAAATTTCAACCATTCTCGCCGCCAGTTCCCACGTCATCAATTTCCGCTCTCCGAATCTCTTCCCGGAAGGGCTAGCGTGGGATCCCACAGGGCAACACTTCCTGGTCGGATCCCTCCGCCACCGCACCATCTCCGCGATCTCCGACGCCGGGGTGGTCGAAACCCTAGTCTCCGACCCCTCCCTCCCGGAAAACGTCACCATCTTGGGCCTCGCCGTGGACTCCCGCAACAACCGCGTCTTGGCGGCGCTTCACGCACTGCCCCCCCTACCTCCGTTCAACGCGCTCGCCGCCTACGACCTCCGCTCCGGCAGCCGCCTCTTCCTTTCTGCCCTCCCCTACGCGGAAGAAGGCGACGAGAAACGCGCCGTCGCGAACGACGTGGCAGTGGACTTCAAAGGTAACGCGTATGTGACCAACTCGGGGGGAAACTACATCTGGAAGGTCAGCGAAAAGGGAGAAGCCTGGATCCTTTCAAATTCCGCCAGATTCACCGAACACCCAATGATCATCGGCGAGAAGTTCAGCTCCTGCGGCATAAACGGTCTGGTTTATAACGGTAAGGGTTATCTCTTGGTGGTTCAAAGCAACACGGGGAAGATGTTCAAGGTGGACGCGGATGACGGCGTGGCGAAACTTGTGCTCCTGAACGAGGATCTCGTGGGTGCGGACGGCGTGGTTTTGAGGAACGACGGCGTGGTTTTGGTGGTGTCGTCGAAGAGGGTGTGGTTGGTGAAGAGTAACGACGGGTGGAGCCAGGGTGTGGTGTTTGACAAAATTGACCTTGATGACGAGGGTTTTCCCACTTCGATTGTGGTGCGGGAGAGAGAGAGGGCTTACGTGCTGCACGGGCACGTGCTGGAGGGCATTTCGGGGAATTCGTGTGAAAGTTTTAAGATTGAAGAGGTGAGGTCTGCCAGAGAAAGTGAGGGAGAGAATGTTTGGATGTATGTGATGGTTGGAATAGGCTTGGCTTATTTCTTGTTTTGGAGGTTTCAGATGAAGCAGCTTGTCAACAACATGAACAAGAAGATAAATTGA